In Endozoicomonas sp. GU-1, one DNA window encodes the following:
- a CDS encoding L-lactate MFS transporter produces MATGTNRGWVVVTAGLAINLMFGSLYTWSIFSENFINTQGWTASQASTPYAAAIAAFALVMLVGGKLQDRLGPRVVITIAGLCTAAGMFLCSAMPTETGVILGFGVLNGAGIGLGYSATAPAAVKWFKPEQKGLIVGLVVTGFGLAPLYAAPLAKYLIAEYGLFASFNILAVFFGSVIVTGAQFMSVPETTTSMATADKKAKEPPVVADGPQTGEYNWKQMIRTPQFAMLWLMFLAGSMTGLMMIGHIGNIAKLQLTDTFNITLLVQAFSVANALGRPGAGLISDRIGCARTMSILYMLQGAVLLMFGGFDTFSMILMGSLVITFGYGAMLAVFPSATADFFGTRNLGFNYAILFSAWGVAGMAGPKLAGYLLDTTGGYESTFMICAGVSFAAAAIGLMVKPPKKSADIVGVQAAQAA; encoded by the coding sequence ATGGCAACTGGTACGAATCGTGGCTGGGTCGTAGTGACGGCTGGCCTGGCGATTAACTTAATGTTCGGCAGTCTTTATACGTGGAGTATCTTCTCCGAGAATTTTATCAACACTCAGGGCTGGACCGCTTCTCAGGCATCCACACCCTACGCAGCGGCCATTGCCGCGTTTGCGCTGGTCATGCTGGTAGGTGGTAAGCTGCAGGATCGCCTGGGGCCGCGCGTAGTGATTACCATCGCAGGTCTGTGCACTGCGGCAGGTATGTTCCTGTGCAGTGCCATGCCCACCGAAACCGGCGTGATCCTGGGTTTTGGTGTTCTCAATGGTGCAGGCATCGGTCTGGGTTATTCGGCAACAGCTCCGGCAGCGGTGAAATGGTTCAAGCCTGAGCAAAAAGGATTAATTGTCGGTCTGGTTGTCACCGGCTTTGGTTTGGCACCGCTGTATGCGGCGCCGCTGGCCAAATACCTGATCGCAGAATATGGCCTGTTTGCCAGCTTTAATATACTGGCGGTGTTCTTCGGTAGTGTGATCGTTACTGGTGCCCAGTTCATGAGCGTTCCGGAAACCACAACAAGCATGGCGACTGCGGATAAAAAGGCCAAAGAGCCCCCGGTTGTTGCTGATGGCCCACAAACCGGTGAGTACAACTGGAAGCAGATGATCAGGACGCCACAGTTTGCCATGTTGTGGCTGATGTTCCTGGCAGGTTCCATGACCGGCCTGATGATGATTGGTCATATTGGTAACATTGCCAAGCTGCAACTGACCGATACATTTAACATTACCCTGCTGGTTCAGGCGTTCTCTGTCGCCAATGCTTTGGGCCGCCCGGGTGCTGGCTTAATCTCTGACAGAATCGGTTGCGCCCGTACCATGAGCATTCTCTACATGTTGCAAGGTGCCGTGCTGTTGATGTTCGGTGGTTTTGATACCTTTAGCATGATCCTGATGGGTTCATTGGTTATCACCTTCGGCTATGGTGCAATGCTGGCAGTATTCCCGTCTGCAACGGCAGACTTCTTCGGTACCCGGAACCTGGGCTTTAACTACGCTATCCTGTTCAGCGCGTGGGGTGTTGCGGGCATGGCCGGTCCGAAACTGGCAGGCTATCTGCTGGACACCACGGGCGGTTATGAGAGCACCTTTATGATCTGTGCCGGAGTAAGTTTTGCCGCGGCTGCCATTGGTCTTATGGTCAAACCACCGAAAAAATCGGCTGATATTGTGGGAGTGCAAGCTGCCCAGGCCGCTTGA
- a CDS encoding DUF5062 family protein → MKKLKNEKELVKKAIEYGMKYGEKRGVVEFEATDSASEKIEYIYRLLVHDNLIQPLPEDQVSQVTMKHKLAIWASKQKLG, encoded by the coding sequence ATGAAGAAACTGAAGAATGAAAAAGAGCTGGTAAAGAAGGCCATTGAATATGGCATGAAGTATGGTGAGAAGCGGGGGGTTGTGGAATTTGAGGCGACCGATTCTGCCAGTGAGAAAATCGAATATATATACCGGCTGCTGGTCCATGATAACCTGATCCAGCCTCTGCCAGAGGATCAGGTATCCCAGGTGACCATGAAGCACAAACTGGCAATCTGGGCATCTAAACAGAAGTTGGGCTGA
- a CDS encoding SDR family NAD(P)-dependent oxidoreductase → MKVIITGASAGIGLAVCQRFLQDERITVVGIDVNPGELVNDRYHHFSADVANPESLPDIKGVTHLINNAGVQNTTQDIAINLGGVMNCTRLYGLQPAIQAIVNVASASAHSGAEFPEYVASKGGVVAYTKWTALQVAQYGATCNSISPGGVLTELNRPVMDDPEKWQAIMNETLLPKWASSEEIAQWVYFMAIINRSMTAQDILVDNGEMAKANFVW, encoded by the coding sequence ATGAAAGTCATTATTACCGGAGCCAGTGCCGGTATTGGCCTGGCGGTTTGTCAGCGTTTTCTGCAAGATGAGCGCATCACCGTGGTGGGTATCGATGTTAATCCCGGCGAACTGGTTAACGACCGTTATCACCATTTTTCAGCCGATGTGGCCAACCCGGAATCGCTCCCAGACATTAAGGGCGTAACACATCTGATCAACAACGCCGGGGTGCAAAACACCACACAGGACATCGCCATCAATTTAGGCGGGGTGATGAACTGTACCAGGCTGTACGGCCTGCAGCCGGCGATTCAAGCCATTGTCAATGTTGCCTCCGCCAGTGCTCATTCCGGTGCTGAATTTCCAGAGTATGTTGCCTCCAAAGGCGGTGTTGTCGCCTACACTAAATGGACTGCGCTGCAGGTTGCTCAATACGGTGCCACCTGCAACAGTATTTCCCCGGGAGGCGTGCTTACCGAACTGAACAGACCGGTCATGGACGATCCGGAAAAATGGCAGGCCATCATGAACGAAACGCTACTGCCAAAATGGGCCAGTTCTGAAGAAATAGCACAGTGGGTTTACTTTATGGCGATCATCAATCGCAGTATGACCGCACAGGATATTCTGGTGGATAACGGCGAGATGGCGAAGGCTAACTTTGTCTGGTGA
- a CDS encoding IS701 family transposase, whose protein sequence is MLTSDHRVILQELALYTTFLARALSPVAVPTFCELLFGCMLSTDGFVTQALLSIDFHCVWSSYHHWISQGKWRWKHLACRLIRLVCSKAPPDEPITLALDDWVIERFSDNAPACRTHHQHSKKTNRPQYIWGQCWVSLAVIFERVADEVFTGIPIISFPAPASGNASKLKIAVAMLKVVRKEVRDRALRLVADCWYMNRTLMQPTLEMGIEVIGQIPSNRALYALPTLPAVKKPGRPRKYGTRMTAEKVEKLPEHKAIVWMYSKFCTVRYRTLICRAKFLKGREIRVVWSCFENDKGLTEKRIFISTNTEHEGLDVLRGYAKRWPVEPMFHQLKHAFGCCHLWQQKLRTLLRWMHLKMAGYALLQLLTVCKNQSCLKISRIPWRSPDTTTAGMMRIALSRIIPRFPIRKGWDRYHQKYEFNFDELSGQLKIDKAEAA, encoded by the coding sequence ATGCTCACATCAGATCACCGAGTAATCCTTCAGGAGCTCGCTTTATATACAACCTTTCTTGCCAGAGCGCTATCACCAGTTGCGGTACCAACGTTCTGCGAGCTACTTTTCGGCTGTATGCTTTCAACCGATGGTTTCGTTACACAGGCACTTTTATCCATTGATTTTCATTGTGTATGGAGCAGTTACCACCACTGGATCTCACAGGGTAAATGGCGATGGAAGCACCTGGCGTGTCGCTTGATCCGACTGGTCTGTTCAAAGGCACCGCCAGATGAACCGATTACTCTTGCTCTTGATGACTGGGTGATAGAACGGTTTTCTGACAATGCCCCTGCTTGTCGTACCCACCATCAACACAGCAAGAAGACTAATCGACCTCAGTACATTTGGGGGCAATGCTGGGTGTCACTGGCCGTTATATTCGAACGGGTAGCAGACGAGGTTTTCACCGGCATCCCTATTATTTCATTTCCGGCCCCTGCTTCAGGTAACGCCAGCAAACTCAAAATCGCTGTTGCCATGCTCAAGGTTGTACGCAAGGAAGTACGGGACCGCGCATTACGGCTGGTGGCGGACTGCTGGTACATGAATCGGACGCTGATGCAGCCAACACTGGAAATGGGTATTGAAGTCATTGGTCAAATACCATCAAACCGGGCCCTTTATGCATTACCGACATTACCCGCAGTCAAAAAACCGGGACGTCCCAGAAAATACGGCACCAGGATGACAGCTGAGAAGGTAGAAAAACTCCCTGAGCACAAAGCCATAGTATGGATGTATAGCAAGTTTTGCACCGTGCGATATCGTACTCTGATTTGTCGGGCAAAATTCCTCAAAGGGCGAGAAATTCGGGTTGTCTGGAGCTGTTTTGAGAATGATAAGGGGCTGACTGAAAAAAGAATTTTCATCTCAACCAATACAGAACACGAAGGGCTTGATGTACTTCGTGGTTATGCAAAGCGGTGGCCAGTTGAGCCTATGTTTCACCAGCTCAAACATGCATTTGGCTGCTGTCATCTGTGGCAGCAAAAATTGAGAACACTTCTGCGCTGGATGCATTTGAAAATGGCAGGTTATGCATTATTACAGTTGTTGACCGTCTGCAAAAATCAGTCATGCCTGAAGATTTCCCGGATACCCTGGAGATCTCCGGATACAACAACCGCAGGCATGATGAGAATTGCCCTGTCACGAATTATTCCAAGGTTCCCCATTCGTAAGGGCTGGGATAGATATCATCAAAAATATGAGTTCAATTTCGATGAACTGTCCGGCCAGTTGAAGATAGATAAAGCAGAGGCTGCATAA
- a CDS encoding DUF6482 family protein — MTLKELKKAFKENPLPVELLSQEGDIYLCRVDGKHLLSNHDATPTIFHSISEAKEILGDDIAHHLQLVYSETYDEMIHPENPAKSSR, encoded by the coding sequence ATGACCCTTAAAGAACTGAAAAAAGCCTTCAAAGAAAACCCTCTGCCTGTGGAGCTGCTGAGTCAGGAAGGAGATATCTATTTATGCCGGGTGGACGGTAAGCACCTGCTGAGTAATCACGATGCCACCCCCACTATTTTCCATAGCATTAGTGAGGCAAAAGAGATCCTTGGGGATGATATTGCTCATCACTTGCAGCTGGTTTATTCCGAAACCTATGATGAAATGATCCATCCTGAAAACCCGGCCAAATCGTCAAGATGA
- a CDS encoding queuosine precursor transporter, giving the protein MNEILLIGQLLLFYGMVILTYRLFGKMGLLCYTVLAIVAANIEVLVQINAFGMEMTLGNIMFASTFLVTDILSEVGGKKWSDYAVNVGFFTSALFIAISQSWLYFMPNSLDFAMPHIQAIFSNTPRLMITGLLVYAITQRFDVWLYHKIWHWTGLTENYLWLRNNVSTMISQFLNAVLFTFGAFYGVFPVPDLLSIIITSYGIFVVTSLCDTPAVYLCRKIKVREIWERT; this is encoded by the coding sequence TTGAACGAAATACTATTGATTGGCCAGCTGTTGTTATTTTACGGCATGGTCATTTTAACTTACCGCCTGTTCGGCAAAATGGGGCTCCTCTGTTACACCGTGCTGGCCATCGTGGCCGCTAATATTGAAGTACTGGTGCAGATCAATGCCTTCGGCATGGAGATGACCCTGGGGAATATCATGTTTGCCTCCACCTTCCTGGTGACCGATATCCTCAGTGAGGTGGGTGGTAAAAAATGGTCTGACTACGCAGTCAATGTCGGCTTCTTTACCTCGGCACTGTTTATTGCCATTTCCCAGAGCTGGCTGTATTTCATGCCCAATTCCCTGGATTTTGCCATGCCGCATATTCAGGCCATCTTCAGCAACACGCCTCGCCTGATGATTACCGGCCTGCTGGTTTATGCCATTACACAGCGCTTTGATGTGTGGCTTTACCACAAAATCTGGCACTGGACCGGGCTTACCGAGAATTATCTGTGGCTGCGCAACAATGTGTCCACCATGATTTCCCAGTTCCTGAATGCGGTTCTGTTTACTTTCGGAGCGTTTTACGGGGTGTTCCCGGTGCCGGACCTGCTCAGTATCATCATCACCAGCTATGGTATCTTTGTGGTGACCAGCCTGTGTGATACTCCTGCCGTGTATCTGTGCAGAAAAATCAAGGTCAGGGAAATATGGGAACGTACATGA
- the ung gene encoding uracil-DNA glycosylase: MPDIKLEPSWKAMLQDEFTKEYMQTLRSFLQHEKAQGKMIYPRGAEYFRALDLTPFARVKVVILGQDPYHGPGQAHGLSFSVRPEVAIPPSLVNMYKELESDLGIPPANHGFLEHWAHQGVLLLNSVLTVEHKQAASHQGRGWETFTDQIVAALNEQREHIVFILWGSYAQKKGRFIDTGKHLVLASVHPSPLSAYRGFFGSRPFSRSNDYLVSHGIQPIDWRLPSLN; this comes from the coding sequence ATGCCAGACATCAAATTGGAGCCTTCCTGGAAAGCCATGCTTCAGGATGAATTTACCAAAGAGTATATGCAGACCCTGCGCAGTTTTCTGCAACATGAAAAGGCTCAGGGCAAGATGATTTACCCCAGGGGGGCAGAATACTTCCGGGCCCTGGACCTGACGCCGTTTGCGCGGGTCAAAGTGGTGATTCTTGGGCAGGACCCTTATCACGGGCCGGGCCAGGCCCATGGGTTAAGCTTCTCGGTACGTCCCGAAGTCGCCATTCCTCCTTCACTGGTTAACATGTATAAAGAGTTGGAGTCAGATTTGGGCATTCCGCCAGCCAATCATGGATTTCTGGAACACTGGGCCCATCAGGGAGTGTTACTGCTCAACAGTGTGTTGACAGTCGAGCATAAGCAGGCTGCTTCTCATCAGGGCAGGGGATGGGAGACATTCACTGACCAGATTGTTGCCGCGTTAAATGAGCAGCGAGAGCATATTGTTTTTATTTTGTGGGGCAGCTACGCACAGAAAAAAGGCCGGTTTATTGATACCGGTAAACATCTGGTTCTGGCATCCGTTCACCCATCGCCACTATCAGCTTATCGAGGCTTTTTTGGCAGCCGACCTTTTTCCAGGAGCAATGATTATCTGGTCAGTCATGGAATACAGCCTATAGACTGGCGACTGCCATCCTTGAATTGA
- the glk gene encoding glucokinase: MSRDTLSNDSMALVADIGGTNARFALSLGGKLQTDSVQVLACNDYDNLDHAVSAYLKHQQVAVDHACMAFACPVSGQTIKMTNNHWAFNQSDMKDTLKLRSFKVINDFTAQALALPALPENTLVRIGHGEAIPGATKLIIGPGTGLGVAALKKVGDHWLPLPGEGGHAAFSPISSMDKEILGIIQQQLGYVSWESVLCGSGIERLYQAHSMLSGQTQTLKNHEITARALNGDPLCRQTLLHFCELLGRAASNAALTTGAQGGVYIAGGIIPRFPEFFAQSDFRTSFDLNDKMAGYLAGIPTNLIVHDNPGLTGACEALGNPLIH; encoded by the coding sequence ATGTCACGTGACACTTTATCGAATGACTCAATGGCACTGGTAGCGGATATCGGTGGCACCAACGCAAGGTTTGCACTCTCACTGGGTGGCAAGCTGCAAACAGACTCGGTACAAGTGCTGGCCTGTAATGACTACGACAACCTTGATCATGCGGTCAGCGCTTACCTGAAACATCAGCAAGTCGCCGTGGATCATGCCTGCATGGCGTTTGCCTGCCCGGTGAGTGGCCAGACGATAAAAATGACCAACAACCATTGGGCATTCAACCAGTCTGACATGAAAGACACGCTGAAGTTGCGGTCCTTCAAAGTGATCAATGATTTTACCGCCCAGGCGCTTGCCCTCCCTGCCCTGCCTGAAAACACCCTGGTCAGGATTGGCCACGGAGAGGCAATCCCGGGGGCCACCAAACTGATTATTGGACCAGGCACGGGCCTTGGCGTTGCCGCATTAAAGAAGGTAGGCGATCATTGGCTGCCTCTGCCCGGAGAGGGCGGACATGCGGCGTTTTCTCCCATATCCTCCATGGATAAGGAGATTCTCGGTATTATTCAGCAGCAGCTGGGCTATGTTTCCTGGGAATCGGTACTGTGCGGTTCTGGCATTGAGCGGCTGTATCAAGCCCACAGTATGTTGTCTGGCCAAACACAGACACTGAAAAATCATGAGATCACGGCCCGGGCCCTGAACGGGGACCCCCTCTGTCGCCAGACACTACTGCATTTCTGCGAACTGCTGGGCAGGGCCGCCAGTAATGCGGCACTGACCACCGGAGCCCAGGGGGGCGTCTATATTGCTGGCGGTATTATTCCACGCTTCCCGGAGTTCTTCGCTCAATCGGACTTCAGGACATCATTCGACCTGAACGATAAGATGGCCGGTTATCTGGCGGGTATCCCCACCAACCTGATTGTTCACGACAATCCAGGCCTGACCGGTGCGTGTGAAGCATTAGGCAACCCGTTGATCCATTGA
- a CDS encoding PA4780 family RIO1-like protein kinase has translation MRTPKRIQPLVDEGLVDEVLRQLMSGKEADVYVVRCGNDIRCAKVYKEAAKRSFKKAVQYQEGRKERNSRRQRAIEKGSRYGRKQQEKTWQSAEVDALFRLARAGVRVPQPYICLDGVLLMELVTDDEGQVAPRLGEVTMSAEQAREDHATMMHYVMLMLCAGLVHGDLSEFNVLVDDYGPVIIDLPQAVDASANNHARSMLARDINNITEYYGQFAPDLLNSQYAKEMWALYEDGELTPETELTGLFTEAEQTADVDSVLAEIKAVLAEEQKRQERLRESDNPDA, from the coding sequence ATGAGAACCCCGAAACGAATCCAACCCCTGGTTGATGAAGGACTGGTGGATGAAGTACTCCGCCAGCTAATGAGTGGTAAAGAAGCCGATGTCTATGTGGTGCGCTGTGGCAATGATATCCGCTGCGCCAAGGTTTATAAGGAAGCGGCAAAACGCAGCTTTAAAAAGGCCGTCCAGTATCAGGAAGGTCGCAAAGAGCGCAACAGTCGCAGGCAGCGAGCCATCGAGAAAGGCTCCAGATATGGCCGGAAACAGCAGGAAAAGACCTGGCAGAGTGCCGAGGTTGACGCCCTGTTCCGCCTGGCCAGAGCGGGCGTAAGAGTCCCACAGCCATATATCTGCCTGGATGGCGTACTGTTGATGGAACTGGTGACGGATGATGAAGGCCAGGTTGCCCCGCGCCTGGGTGAAGTGACCATGTCCGCCGAACAGGCCCGTGAAGACCACGCCACCATGATGCATTATGTCATGCTGATGCTCTGCGCCGGCCTGGTTCATGGCGATCTGTCGGAATTCAATGTTCTGGTGGATGACTACGGCCCGGTGATTATTGACCTGCCCCAGGCCGTGGATGCCTCGGCCAACAATCATGCCCGCTCGATGCTGGCCAGGGATATCAACAACATCACGGAGTACTATGGACAGTTTGCACCGGACCTGTTGAACAGCCAATATGCCAAAGAGATGTGGGCACTTTATGAAGATGGCGAACTGACCCCGGAAACCGAACTGACCGGCCTGTTCACCGAAGCGGAGCAAACCGCCGATGTGGACTCAGTGCTGGCCGAAATAAAAGCGGTTCTGGCTGAGGAACAGAAACGGCAGGAACGTCTGCGAGAGTCTGATAATCCTGATGCCTGA
- the prfB gene encoding peptide chain release factor 2 (programmed frameshift) — MFEVNPIKERIKDLRARTDVLRGYLDYAHKSERLQEVERELEDPNVWNDPEYAQKLGKERSTLEAIVSTIDELTSGLGDSEELLEMSVEEEDEEGVQGVVDELDELAQKLEVLEFRRMFSGEMDPNSAFLDIQAGSGGTEAQDWANMLLRMYLRWGEANGFKTDIIEVSAGEVAGIKSATVQFNGDYAFGWLRTEIGVHRLVRKSPFDSGNRRHTSFASVFVSPEIDDNIDIEINPADLRIDTYRSSGAGGQHVNTTDSAVRITHGPTGIVVQCQNQRSQHQNKDKAMQQLKAKLYEMEMQKRTAESQAMEDSKSDIGWGSQIRSYVLDDSRIKDLRTGVETRNTQSVLDGDLNKFIEASLKKGL, encoded by the exons ATGTTTGAAGTCAATCCCATTAAGGAGCGTATCAAGGACCTGAGAGCGCGTACTGACGTGCTTAGGGGGTATCTT GACTACGCTCACAAGAGTGAGCGGTTGCAGGAAGTAGAGCGGGAGCTGGAAGACCCGAACGTCTGGAACGATCCGGAGTACGCCCAGAAGCTGGGCAAGGAGCGTTCCACCCTGGAAGCGATTGTTTCTACCATTGATGAGCTGACCAGTGGCCTGGGGGATTCTGAAGAACTGCTGGAAATGTCGGTAGAAGAAGAAGACGAAGAAGGTGTCCAGGGCGTTGTGGATGAGCTTGATGAGCTGGCCCAGAAACTGGAAGTACTTGAATTTCGTCGTATGTTCTCCGGTGAAATGGATCCTAACAGCGCCTTTCTGGATATTCAGGCCGGTTCCGGCGGTACTGAGGCCCAGGACTGGGCCAATATGCTGCTGAGGATGTACCTGCGCTGGGGTGAGGCCAACGGTTTCAAAACGGACATCATTGAAGTCTCTGCCGGTGAAGTGGCAGGGATCAAATCGGCAACGGTGCAGTTTAACGGGGATTATGCGTTTGGCTGGTTGAGAACGGAAATCGGCGTTCATCGCCTGGTGCGTAAATCACCGTTTGATTCCGGTAATCGCCGCCATACCTCCTTTGCTTCCGTCTTCGTTTCTCCTGAGATTGATGACAATATTGATATCGAAATCAATCCGGCAGATCTGCGAATTGATACCTACCGTTCCAGTGGTGCCGGTGGACAGCACGTCAACACCACCGATTCCGCCGTGCGTATTACCCACGGGCCAACGGGAATTGTTGTACAGTGTCAGAATCAGCGTTCCCAGCACCAGAATAAAGACAAGGCCATGCAGCAGCTGAAGGCCAAGCTTTATGAGATGGAGATGCAAAAGAGAACGGCGGAGTCTCAGGCGATGGAAGATTCCAAGTCGGACATCGGCTGGGGTAGTCAGATTCGCTCCTATGTACTGGATGACTCCCGTATTAAGGATCTTCGTACCGGGGTAGAAACCCGGAATACCCAGTCTGTGCTGGATGGTGACCTGAACAAGTTCATTGAGGCGAGCCTGAAAAAAGGCCTGTAA
- a CDS encoding DUF2237 family protein produces the protein MGGFHMVELVFEQPNVLGTELEACCQSPVTGFFRDGFCHTCLEDSGSHTVCARMTDEFLQFSLSKGNDLITPNPELGFPGLKAGDRWCLCAARWAEAHEAGVAPPIYLNATNRAALEIVELATLKQLAADEP, from the coding sequence ATGGGAGGGTTTCACATGGTAGAACTGGTGTTTGAACAGCCCAATGTGCTCGGTACTGAGTTAGAAGCCTGCTGCCAGAGTCCGGTGACGGGCTTCTTTCGGGATGGGTTTTGCCATACCTGTCTGGAAGATTCCGGCAGTCATACGGTCTGCGCCCGAATGACCGATGAGTTCCTGCAATTTTCCCTGTCCAAAGGCAATGATCTCATTACACCTAATCCGGAGCTTGGCTTTCCTGGCCTGAAAGCCGGTGATCGCTGGTGCCTGTGTGCAGCCCGTTGGGCAGAGGCTCATGAGGCAGGTGTCGCCCCGCCCATTTATCTGAATGCAACCAATAGGGCGGCACTGGAAATCGTTGAGCTGGCAACGCTAAAACAGTTGGCTGCTGATGAGCCTTAA
- a CDS encoding Ppx/GppA phosphatase family protein translates to MQTFNKASIRISAVAALLFSCQSLAMLERRMAIEINANSIYFAIADVNNKTDKVYRHLDYGSLEAGFYDDLSASDNGFFSNFMLKKAQRLFQKLRTRQEHFKAVQVRAIATDIFREAHNAEELVQKIRRTSGIDIRILSPEEEDRMDFFSALTATDHSETPVVWDIGKESFQLIISDPEAGPFAHKGDFGSVSFMEYLKEVVQNKPTHLPGSLSPISTEELEAGITFARYLARRTPVIIRNELKKDQVKITGIGPVFQEGFAEDITMHQMSLDKGKLERYILDQASSIGTNEASLSSAILVFGFMEELDITQMFISDHNSTVGMLEFPILWH, encoded by the coding sequence ATGCAAACTTTTAATAAAGCATCGATCAGAATTTCTGCGGTTGCAGCCCTTCTTTTTAGCTGCCAGTCCCTGGCAATGCTCGAACGCAGGATGGCCATCGAAATCAATGCCAATTCTATTTACTTCGCCATCGCCGACGTAAACAATAAGACCGACAAAGTTTACCGGCACCTTGATTACGGCTCTCTGGAAGCGGGTTTCTACGATGACCTGTCAGCCAGCGACAACGGTTTTTTCAGCAACTTTATGCTAAAAAAGGCCCAGAGACTTTTTCAAAAACTGCGAACCCGGCAGGAACATTTCAAGGCGGTGCAAGTAAGGGCCATTGCTACTGACATTTTCAGGGAGGCTCATAACGCCGAAGAGCTGGTGCAAAAGATACGGCGTACATCCGGTATCGACATTCGTATTCTCTCCCCTGAAGAAGAAGATCGAATGGATTTTTTCTCAGCTTTAACGGCGACTGATCATTCTGAAACACCCGTCGTCTGGGATATCGGGAAGGAGAGTTTTCAGTTGATTATCTCCGATCCTGAAGCTGGCCCATTTGCCCACAAAGGTGATTTTGGTTCAGTTTCCTTTATGGAATACCTGAAGGAAGTTGTCCAGAACAAACCAACGCATTTGCCGGGGTCATTGTCCCCCATATCAACTGAAGAGCTCGAAGCAGGTATCACCTTCGCACGATATCTTGCCCGGAGAACGCCGGTTATTATTCGCAATGAGCTGAAGAAAGATCAGGTTAAAATCACCGGTATCGGCCCGGTATTTCAGGAAGGCTTCGCAGAAGATATCACCATGCACCAAATGTCTTTGGACAAGGGCAAACTGGAGCGATATATCCTGGATCAGGCCTCATCCATCGGTACCAATGAGGCCAGTCTTTCAAGTGCAATTCTGGTATTTGGTTTCATGGAAGAGCTGGACATTACGCAGATGTTTATCTCCGACCACAACAGCACTGTCGGAATGCTCGAATTTCCAATTCTCTGGCATTAA
- a CDS encoding TetR/AcrR family transcriptional regulator, translating into MDSSSEGMKSSGKHDSDMKLKYQGRKTSRANSEQRRRTILEAALRIVVRDGVRGVRHRAVAKEANVPLSATTYYFKDITDLITDTFTLFVEMGAQKFKAYWEESDSMLKMAMKELVPSDQASRQVFADRISDLAIEYVLIQLAEHRDYLIAERAFQQECLRNENLRPIAFSHQKFFLDSLKTFFAKIGSNHPDIDAELFGSIIIHVEYQGLIAGFEDETTVDRLRVMLKRQIELMLGVYS; encoded by the coding sequence ATGGATTCCTCATCAGAAGGCATGAAAAGCTCTGGTAAGCACGACAGTGATATGAAACTGAAATATCAGGGGCGAAAAACCAGTCGTGCCAATAGTGAACAGCGTCGTCGTACAATTCTTGAGGCGGCATTAAGAATCGTTGTCAGAGATGGAGTCAGGGGTGTCCGTCATCGTGCTGTTGCCAAGGAAGCCAATGTTCCTCTTTCTGCAACCACCTATTATTTCAAAGACATTACGGATCTGATCACTGACACCTTCACTCTGTTTGTGGAGATGGGTGCCCAGAAGTTCAAGGCGTACTGGGAAGAGTCTGACAGTATGCTGAAAATGGCCATGAAAGAGCTTGTGCCATCGGACCAGGCCAGTCGTCAGGTATTTGCTGACCGGATCAGTGATCTTGCTATTGAGTATGTTCTGATTCAGCTGGCAGAGCATCGTGACTACCTGATCGCAGAGCGTGCTTTTCAGCAGGAATGCCTGCGTAACGAAAACCTGAGGCCCATTGCCTTCAGTCACCAGAAGTTCTTTCTCGACAGTCTCAAAACATTCTTTGCAAAAATCGGCTCTAACCATCCTGATATTGATGCTGAACTATTTGGCAGTATTATCATTCATGTTGAGTACCAGGGATTAATTGCAGGTTTTGAAGACGAAACAACAGTGGACAGGCTCCGGGTAATGCTCAAGCGTCAAATAGAGTTGATGCTGGGTGTATACAGTTAG